Proteins encoded within one genomic window of Akkermansiaceae bacterium:
- a CDS encoding STAS domain-containing protein yields MKTFGDDAISNGERCLVVDLGACTGMDSTFMGTLAGMAARLSVVDGGTLQIADAGERNRRSLEDLGLDFLMEIDPPSADWRGKVDEIRKSLKPPKSGVSAGNQARHVLEAHQVLSQANESNARKFSTVVNLLEAELAEKQGVTEGS; encoded by the coding sequence ATGAAGACGTTCGGGGACGATGCCATCTCCAACGGGGAACGATGTCTGGTGGTGGATCTCGGTGCCTGCACGGGGATGGACTCCACTTTCATGGGCACTCTGGCGGGTATGGCCGCCCGGCTTTCCGTCGTGGACGGTGGCACGCTCCAGATCGCGGATGCGGGTGAACGCAACCGCCGTTCGCTGGAAGATCTCGGATTGGATTTTTTGATGGAGATCGATCCTCCATCCGCCGACTGGCGCGGGAAGGTGGATGAGATCCGGAAATCACTGAAGCCCCCGAAGAGCGGTGTCTCCGCGGGGAATCAGGCCCGCCATGTGCTGGAAGCCCACCAGGTGCTTTCCCAGGCCAACGAGAGCAACGCCCGGAAATTCTCCACGGTCGTGAATCTGCTCGAAGCGGAACTGGCGGAGAAACAGGGGGTAACGGAGGGGTCGTAG
- a CDS encoding PhoH family protein has translation MIDTAADEIKLEFDTPQFLHSLFADDLRNLNLLETMLEVKAVTREGWILLSGKPAALARAKAVFDDLETARRNGREIESRDFRLAVEAAATGAEVGVSELSGVKLVGSKGRRPVVPRTANQLAYIRAMETHDVIFGLGPAGTGKTYLAMAMALTMLKKKAIQRIVLTRPAVEAGEALGFLPGDLREKVAPYLRPLYDAIHDMLDPEEAQRYLDDGTIEIAPLAFMRGRTLSRSFIILDEAQNTTREQMFMTLTRLGEDSRMVVTGDGSQVDLKPGVRSGLSEAEHALQGIDGITFLRFAKHDIVRHPVVGRIVDAYERYRA, from the coding sequence ATGATCGATACCGCTGCCGACGAGATCAAACTTGAGTTCGACACACCCCAGTTCCTGCATTCCCTGTTCGCGGATGACCTGCGGAATCTGAACCTGCTGGAAACCATGCTGGAAGTGAAAGCGGTCACCCGTGAGGGATGGATCCTGCTTTCCGGAAAACCCGCCGCATTGGCCAGGGCGAAGGCCGTCTTCGACGATCTGGAAACCGCACGCCGCAATGGCCGTGAGATCGAGTCCCGGGATTTCCGCCTCGCGGTGGAAGCCGCGGCGACGGGAGCTGAGGTGGGCGTTTCCGAGTTGTCCGGGGTGAAGCTGGTCGGATCCAAAGGGCGCAGGCCCGTGGTCCCACGCACGGCCAACCAACTGGCCTACATCCGGGCGATGGAAACCCATGATGTCATTTTCGGCCTCGGCCCGGCGGGAACCGGCAAGACCTATCTGGCGATGGCGATGGCACTGACGATGCTGAAAAAGAAAGCGATCCAGCGCATCGTCCTGACCCGGCCCGCGGTGGAGGCCGGGGAAGCTCTCGGTTTCCTGCCCGGGGACCTGCGTGAGAAGGTCGCCCCCTACCTGCGGCCGCTCTACGACGCGATCCATGACATGCTGGACCCGGAGGAGGCACAGCGGTATCTGGATGACGGCACCATCGAGATTGCCCCGCTGGCCTTCATGCGCGGGCGCACGCTTTCCCGCTCCTTCATCATCCTCGACGAGGCACAGAACACCACCCGTGAGCAGATGTTCATGACCCTGACCCGTCTGGGGGAAGATTCACGCATGGTCGTCACCGGAGACGGCTCCCAGGTTGACCTGAAGCCCGGTGTGAGATCCGGCCTCTCCGAAGCGGAGCACGCCTTGCAGGGCATCGACGGGATCACTTTCCTGAGATTCGCGAAACACGACATCGTCCGCCATCCGGTCGTCGGTCGCATCGTGGATGCCTACGAGCGTTACCGCGCCTGA
- a CDS encoding aspartate 1-decarboxylase, with the protein MLRQVLKSKMHRAMITSSDVDYEGSIEIDTQLMEAAGLWEGEKVLVASITSGNRLETYVQAGVPGAREIIINGGAAHRIKKGERVAIMAFALSDVPVVPKKILLDEENHIIRRN; encoded by the coding sequence ATGCTTCGCCAAGTCCTGAAGTCAAAGATGCACCGCGCCATGATCACGTCTTCGGATGTGGACTATGAAGGCAGCATCGAGATCGATACCCAGCTCATGGAGGCGGCGGGCCTGTGGGAGGGTGAGAAGGTGCTGGTCGCCTCCATCACCAGCGGCAACCGGCTGGAGACCTACGTGCAGGCGGGCGTGCCCGGTGCGCGGGAGATCATCATCAACGGCGGCGCCGCCCACCGGATCAAGAAAGGCGAGCGGGTGGCCATCATGGCCTTCGCCCTGTCCGATGTGCCGGTCGTGCCGAAGAAGATCCTCCTTGATGAGGAGAACCACATCATCCGCCGGAACTGA